The segment GGCCACATGGCCGATGAGCCTGAGGATCTCCACCTGATTGCGCAAATCAAGCGCGCTGGTGGGCTCGTCGAAAAGCAGCAGCCGGGGCTCCTGCACCAGGGCGCGCGCAATGGCCACCTTTTGCAGCTCCCCGCCGGAAAGCTGGTCCAGGTGCCGCAGCCGCAGGGGCTCCAGGCGCAAGTGCCCGATGGCCGCTTCCACCACTCCCAGGTCATGCGCGTCTGGTCGCCAGCGTAAATGCGGCTTGCGGCCCAGCAGCACCGCATCGAAAACGGTCAGGCGCGGGGCCTCGGTGCGTTGCGGCACGTAGCCCACCGCCTTGGCCACGGCGGTCGGGGCCAGGCGCAGCACGTCCGCTCCCTCCACCAGCACCGCCCCGTGGCTGGGCCTGTGGATGGCGTTGACGCATCGGAGCAGCGTGGATTTTCCCACGCCGTTCGGGCCCAGCACGGCCAGAATCTGGCCGGGCGCCACGCAAAAATCCACGCCCTGCAAGACCTCGCGGCTGGCGTAGGAGAATCGCAGGCCCGCAACCTCAAGGATCATGCGCGCCGCCCCCGCAAAATGAGCACGAAAAACGCCGGAGCGCCGAGGAACGCCGTGAGCACGGACACCGGCAGCAGCTTGGGGGCCAGCAGCAGGCGGGCGGCGGTATCGGCGGCGAGAAGCAGCAGCGCGCCCCCTACGGCGGTTGCGGGAAGCAGGAAGCGGTGGTCCGCGCCGACAACCCGTCTGACCAGATGCGGGGTCACCAGTCCGACGAAGCCGATGACCCCCAGGAAGGAGATGATCACCGCCGTCACAAGGGCGGCCACCAGCATCCCCGCGAAGCGCACGCGGTCCACGGCCACGCCAAGGCCCCGCGCGGTCTCGTCCCCGGCGTCCACGGCGTTGTAATTCCA is part of the Humidesulfovibrio mexicanus genome and harbors:
- a CDS encoding ABC transporter ATP-binding protein; protein product: MILEVAGLRFSYASREVLQGVDFCVAPGQILAVLGPNGVGKSTLLRCVNAIHRPSHGAVLVEGADVLRLAPTAVAKAVGYVPQRTEAPRLTVFDAVLLGRKPHLRWRPDAHDLGVVEAAIGHLRLEPLRLRHLDQLSGGELQKVAIARALVQEPRLLLFDEPTSALDLRNQVEILRLIGHVARQHHMAVVMTLHDLNTALRFANQLVFLKNGRIVAAAPPAEVQAETVREVYGLPVQIHQINGHPIVVPITEE